The region CGCTGGTTGTACCACAATGTCCATTGCACGCTCAACCGCATTTACATTTTGCTCGCCGTCGAAAGGTTTTGGCTGCCAGATAACGTAATCATCGACTGAAGAGATAATGCATGGCGAGGGTACGCCATACAAATCAGTGCTTTGTGGCCATGTTCCGTGCTTTTCATGCCATGCATCGCAGTAGCGGGCCGTGAAGGTAGTGAGGGCATTTGCAGTTTCGATGTCCACCGATTTCTCTCTTCTTGTCAGACAGGATAAACTCAGGCCATAAGTGTACCTGTAAAGTGGCTATGAAACATGTCTTACGAAAATCATCAGGCGTTAACCGGCTTAACGCTGGGTAAATCGACCGATTACCGCGATACCTACGATGCAAGCCTGCTGCAGGGCGTGCCGCGCAGCCTGAATCGCGATCCTCTGGGCCTGCATGCGAATGCCTTGCCGTTTGTCGGCGGTGACATCTGGACGCTGTACGAACTCTCGTGGCTAAACGCGCGCGGTCTGCCGCAGGTGGCAGTGGGCCACGTTGAGCTGGATTACGCCAGCGTTAATCTCGTCGAGTCCAAAAGCTTTAAGCTCTATCTCAACAGCTTTAACCAGACAAAATTCAACAGCTGGGACGACGTTCAGCACACCCTGGAACGTGATTTAAGCGCCTGCGCGCAGGGAAAGGTGAGCGTTTCACTGTATCGCCTGCACGAGCTGGAAGGGCAGCCAGTCGCCCACTTCAACGGGACCTGCATCGACGATCAGGATATCGAGGTGGAGAATTATGAATTCAGCGCCGATTACCTCGAAAACGCGGCGAGCGGGCAAGTGGTTGAAGAGACGCTGGTCAGCCATCTGCTGAAATCTAACTGCCTGATCACGCATCAGCCGGACTGGGGCTCGGTGCAGATCCAGTACCGCGGCCCGAAAATTGACCGGGAAAAGCTGCTGCGCTACCTGGTGTCTTTCCGCCATCACAACGAATTCCACGAGCAGTGCGTGGAGCGCATCTTTAGCGATATTCAGCGTTTCTGCCAGCCAGAAAAACTGAGCGTTTACGCGCGCTACACCCGCCGCGGCGGTCTGGACATCAACCCGTGGCGCACCAACACCGATTTTGTGCCGGCAACGGGACGGCTGGTGCGTCAGTAATATAAATATTTTCACAATATGCGCGGTATCTTCCGCGCTTTAGGTTGTGAAACGTCACGCGCCAGGGCTATTGTAATCAACAGGGAAAGACGATAATCGTCCCGTAAGGAGCTCACTTGATTACACATATTAGCCCGCTTGGCTCAATGGATATGTTGTCGCAGCTGGAAGTGGACATGCTTAA is a window of Enterobacter cloacae complex sp. ECNIH7 DNA encoding:
- the queF gene encoding NADPH-dependent 7-cyano-7-deazaguanine reductase QueF (Catalyzes the NADPH-dependent reduction of 7-cyano-7-deazaguanine (preQ0) to 7-aminomethyl-7-deazaguanine (preQ1) in queuosine biosynthesis) → MSYENHQALTGLTLGKSTDYRDTYDASLLQGVPRSLNRDPLGLHANALPFVGGDIWTLYELSWLNARGLPQVAVGHVELDYASVNLVESKSFKLYLNSFNQTKFNSWDDVQHTLERDLSACAQGKVSVSLYRLHELEGQPVAHFNGTCIDDQDIEVENYEFSADYLENAASGQVVEETLVSHLLKSNCLITHQPDWGSVQIQYRGPKIDREKLLRYLVSFRHHNEFHEQCVERIFSDIQRFCQPEKLSVYARYTRRGGLDINPWRTNTDFVPATGRLVRQ